One window of the Methanocaldococcus vulcanius M7 genome contains the following:
- the cobN gene encoding cobaltochelatase subunit CobN translates to MVKIGFVSTIDNDDLVFEEAYKEVKKYGIEFKILDYKCSKKEFEEFLKYIKDANIVFTKLMGGKDAFKYYDELAKFCKEHDIPFLPLPTLNEFHPDLEKDRTVEDNIKEKVVKYLGYEGVYNYKNLLIYLANKFGNLDVSYEEPKPMPWQGIYYRGRYFETLEDYLKYLKKLNKDLNKPIIGILFYRNWFIANNIDYINDLIDMIEKKGAIPIAVFCSHLKNELGSIGTVETFKRFFYKDGKPIISALINTTMFTLTMGTKPELLKDEPEFLKHLNTPLLQGIISTGFIEEWKNSIAGLNPIDLIIGMAMPEFDGAIIHFPIGGKEKVKDGEIGVPIIKYRAIKDRAEKIVDLSIKYANLKLKENKDKKIAIIFHNYPPRNDKIASAFGLDSPESVINILKEMKKRGFIVDEIPKNGTELIKKMLNYATNDKRFLTEEMIKKAVGKIKKEDYEKWFNSLPEKVKKKLIKNWGEIPGEVMNFDNNLIIPGIINGNIFISVQPPRGFGENPSAIYHSPDLPPTHYYIAFYKWIKEVFKADVVMHIGKHGNLEWLPGKCVGLSNECYPDVCMELPNIYPYIVNNPGEGTQAKRRSYATIISHLIPPMTTSDLYGELAELEKEIDDYYETDNKEKKEFLKNEIIKKIKDLKLDEDLLDGKTVDEGITKDNFEKLLNKIHDYLETLKNRQINEGLHIMGVSLEGEKLINMIFMIIRYQFEYLENLANALNYNWKELNEDKGKNHKIIDEIYKIGLELLKEYMEHNFDEKEINNLKTIDLTKNEKLKEILKIVSTIYKNLMRVDEEIINAVNALEGSYIPPRVAGAPTKDINCLPTGRNFYSCNPQEIPTKSAYEMGKKLAEDLISKYLKEEGKYPEYIGVIVWGSPTMRTKGDDIGEILYLLGVKPVWNKMGRVVGLEVIPLEELGRPRIDVTLRISGLFRDTFPNVVELIDEAIRMVANLDEPDEMNYIKKHYKKEIEEKIKNGIDEETAKRTSLYRIFSDKPGCYGAGVSHLIDEKNWKSIEDFAKVYVEWGGYAYGKGYYGVEAKEEFINRLSKIELTVKNEDSQEWDIFEGDDFNSYHGGLIASVTYYSGKKPVSYVGDTSNPNDIRTKHLKEEGKEIFRTKIMNPKWIEGLKKHGYKGAADFSKYVDHMFAWDATSGIIDDWMYEKIAEKYVFDKDMEEFFKENNPYALLNITERLLEAIERGMWKADEEMKEKLRKKYLEIEGMIEEKL, encoded by the coding sequence ATGGTAAAGATTGGCTTTGTTTCAACAATAGACAATGATGATTTGGTCTTTGAGGAGGCATATAAAGAAGTTAAAAAATATGGAATAGAATTTAAAATATTGGATTATAAATGCTCTAAAAAGGAGTTTGAGGAGTTTTTAAAATATATTAAAGATGCAAATATTGTCTTCACAAAACTCATGGGAGGAAAGGATGCATTTAAATATTATGATGAGTTGGCAAAATTTTGTAAAGAACATGATATTCCCTTCCTACCTCTTCCAACATTAAACGAATTTCATCCAGATTTAGAGAAAGATAGAACAGTAGAGGATAATATAAAAGAAAAAGTCGTAAAATATTTGGGATATGAGGGAGTTTATAATTATAAAAACCTCCTTATATATTTGGCAAATAAATTTGGAAACTTAGATGTAAGTTATGAAGAACCAAAGCCAATGCCATGGCAAGGAATTTATTACAGAGGAAGATACTTTGAAACTCTCGAAGATTACCTTAAATATTTAAAAAAATTAAATAAAGATTTAAACAAACCAATAATAGGGATTTTATTTTATAGAAACTGGTTTATAGCAAATAATATTGACTATATAAACGATTTAATTGATATGATTGAAAAAAAAGGAGCAATTCCAATAGCTGTTTTTTGCTCTCATCTAAAAAATGAACTTGGTTCAATAGGAACAGTTGAAACATTTAAAAGATTTTTTTATAAAGATGGAAAACCAATCATATCTGCTTTAATAAACACCACAATGTTTACTTTAACAATGGGGACAAAACCAGAACTCTTAAAAGATGAACCTGAGTTTTTAAAACATCTAAATACACCACTTCTTCAGGGAATCATTTCCACAGGATTTATAGAAGAGTGGAAAAACTCAATTGCTGGCTTAAATCCAATTGATTTAATTATCGGAATGGCAATGCCAGAGTTTGATGGGGCTATAATTCACTTTCCAATAGGAGGAAAGGAAAAGGTTAAGGATGGAGAAATAGGCGTTCCAATAATTAAGTATAGAGCAATAAAGGATAGGGCTGAAAAGATCGTCGATTTGTCTATAAAATATGCTAACTTAAAGCTTAAAGAAAATAAAGACAAAAAAATAGCCATAATTTTCCACAACTATCCACCAAGAAACGATAAGATAGCGAGTGCATTTGGTTTGGATAGCCCAGAAAGTGTTATCAACATTTTAAAAGAGATGAAAAAAAGGGGATTTATAGTTGATGAAATCCCAAAGAATGGGACTGAATTAATAAAGAAGATGTTAAATTACGCTACGAACGATAAAAGATTTTTAACAGAAGAGATGATCAAAAAGGCAGTTGGGAAGATAAAAAAAGAGGATTATGAGAAGTGGTTTAACTCTCTGCCCGAAAAAGTTAAAAAAAAGCTGATAAAAAACTGGGGAGAAATTCCAGGAGAGGTTATGAACTTTGATAATAACTTGATCATTCCCGGAATAATCAATGGGAATATATTCATCTCAGTTCAGCCACCAAGGGGCTTCGGAGAAAATCCCTCAGCAATTTATCACTCTCCAGATCTTCCTCCAACTCATTATTACATTGCCTTTTATAAATGGATTAAGGAGGTTTTCAAAGCAGATGTAGTTATGCATATAGGAAAGCATGGAAACTTAGAATGGCTTCCCGGAAAGTGTGTTGGTTTATCTAATGAATGCTATCCAGATGTATGTATGGAATTGCCGAATATCTATCCCTACATAGTAAATAATCCAGGAGAGGGGACACAGGCAAAGAGGAGAAGTTATGCAACAATTATAAGCCATTTAATCCCACCAATGACAACATCCGATCTTTATGGAGAACTTGCAGAATTGGAGAAGGAGATAGATGACTACTATGAAACAGACAACAAGGAAAAGAAAGAGTTTCTAAAAAATGAGATAATTAAAAAAATTAAGGACTTAAAATTAGATGAAGACCTGTTAGATGGAAAAACAGTTGATGAAGGGATAACAAAAGACAACTTTGAAAAACTTCTGAATAAAATTCATGACTACTTAGAAACGTTAAAAAATAGGCAGATAAATGAAGGACTGCATATAATGGGCGTTTCTTTGGAAGGAGAGAAGTTGATAAATATGATTTTTATGATAATAAGATACCAATTTGAATATTTGGAAAACTTGGCTAATGCATTAAACTACAACTGGAAAGAATTAAACGAAGACAAAGGCAAAAACCATAAGATAATAGACGAAATTTATAAAATCGGGTTAGAATTATTGAAGGAGTATATGGAACACAACTTTGATGAGAAAGAAATCAACAACCTAAAAACCATCGATTTAACAAAAAATGAAAAATTGAAAGAAATTTTAAAAATTGTCTCAACAATCTATAAAAATCTTATGAGAGTTGATGAGGAAATAATAAATGCAGTTAATGCCTTAGAGGGCTCTTACATTCCTCCAAGAGTTGCAGGAGCTCCAACTAAGGATATAAATTGCCTTCCAACTGGAAGAAATTTTTACTCGTGTAATCCACAAGAGATTCCAACGAAATCTGCCTATGAGATGGGTAAAAAATTGGCTGAGGACTTAATTAGCAAATATCTAAAAGAAGAAGGGAAATATCCTGAATATATAGGCGTTATCGTCTGGGGATCTCCAACTATGAGAACAAAAGGAGATGATATAGGAGAGATTTTGTATTTATTGGGAGTTAAGCCAGTTTGGAATAAGATGGGAAGAGTGGTTGGTTTAGAAGTTATTCCATTGGAAGAGTTAGGGAGACCAAGGATCGATGTAACTTTGAGAATCTCCGGGCTATTTAGAGACACTTTTCCAAACGTTGTTGAACTTATAGATGAAGCAATAAGAATGGTTGCTAATTTAGATGAGCCAGACGAGATGAATTATATAAAAAAGCACTATAAAAAAGAAATAGAAGAAAAAATAAAAAATGGAATAGATGAAGAAACAGCTAAAAGAACCTCTCTATATAGAATATTCAGCGACAAACCGGGCTGTTATGGAGCTGGTGTTTCTCATTTAATAGATGAGAAGAATTGGAAATCAATAGAGGACTTTGCAAAGGTTTATGTTGAGTGGGGGGGCTATGCCTATGGAAAGGGCTATTATGGAGTTGAAGCAAAAGAAGAGTTTATAAATCGTCTATCAAAGATTGAATTAACGGTTAAAAATGAAGATAGCCAAGAATGGGATATATTTGAGGGAGATGACTTTAACAGTTATCATGGTGGTTTAATTGCCTCTGTAACCTATTACTCTGGCAAAAAACCAGTAAGTTATGTAGGGGATACATCAAATCCAAATGATATAAGAACAAAACATCTAAAAGAAGAAGGAAAAGAAATATTTAGAAC